One stretch of Streptomyces sp. A2-16 DNA includes these proteins:
- a CDS encoding GNAT family N-acetyltransferase, producing MALTFTLDPSVTPELRDGILDLWTDVSNAGGAVGFVPPVDRETVRPELVKHFAAMADGRTRLLVGRDTEGRVAAAVFLAFNTHRLMTHWLWLYTVMVHPRHQGKGYGRDLLGAAADAARGIDGIEAIRLTCRGGLGLERFYGSCGYKEVGRIPDAIRVAPGDDRDDVIMLLPLA from the coding sequence GTGGCCCTTACTTTCACCCTCGACCCCTCCGTGACGCCCGAACTGCGGGACGGCATCCTCGACCTGTGGACGGACGTCAGCAACGCGGGCGGTGCCGTCGGGTTCGTCCCGCCCGTGGACCGCGAGACCGTCCGCCCCGAGCTGGTCAAGCACTTCGCGGCGATGGCGGACGGCCGCACTCGGCTGCTCGTGGGACGGGACACCGAGGGCCGGGTGGCCGCAGCCGTGTTCCTCGCCTTCAACACGCACCGGCTGATGACCCACTGGCTCTGGCTGTACACCGTGATGGTGCACCCCCGTCACCAGGGCAAGGGCTACGGCCGTGACCTGCTCGGCGCCGCCGCGGACGCGGCCCGCGGGATCGACGGCATCGAGGCGATACGGCTCACCTGCCGCGGCGGCCTCGGTCTGGAGCGCTTCTACGGCTCCTGCGGCTACAAGGAGGTCGGCCGCATACCGGATGCCATACGGGTCGCTCCAGGGGACGACCGTGACGACGTGATCATGCTGCTGCCGCTCGCCTGA
- a CDS encoding DUF4229 domain-containing protein, with the protein MLRYTLMRLGIFVGCLVVVWGLVYSGLAPRGLGDSNGMWIVLLSLLLSAPISFVVLRKERDRASIQVVQRVDRMKANLEANRSQEDEAVDEATPSQGQAPQTS; encoded by the coding sequence ATGCTCCGCTACACGCTGATGCGCCTCGGGATCTTCGTGGGCTGCCTCGTGGTCGTCTGGGGCCTCGTCTACTCCGGACTCGCCCCGCGCGGCCTCGGCGACTCCAACGGCATGTGGATCGTCCTGCTCTCCCTGCTGCTCTCGGCCCCCATCAGCTTCGTGGTCCTGCGCAAGGAGCGCGACCGCGCCTCCATCCAGGTCGTCCAGCGCGTCGACCGCATGAAGGCCAACCTGGAGGCGAACCGCAGCCAGGAGGACGAGGCCGTGGACGAGGCCACTCCCTCCCAGGGCCAGGCCCCGCAGACATCCTGA
- a CDS encoding TetR/AcrR family transcriptional regulator: protein MGVVKSKRMPRAVREQQMLDAAVQIFGQRGYMAASMDEIAELAGVSKPLVYLYLNSKEDLFTACIRREAAALTEAVRTGVRTDLPADRQLWDGLLAFFTHTSQHPYGWSVLHLQARIHGEAFAAEVTAMREEIVAFVTHLIVVAAREAHRDPDLPEGEVAGLAEALVGAAESLAAWANATAGVTARQSAATLMNFAWAGLGNLMEGRPWTLQDPPAPAAPAQDRQPAPSVAAG from the coding sequence ATGGGTGTCGTGAAGAGCAAGCGGATGCCGCGTGCCGTGCGGGAGCAGCAGATGCTGGACGCCGCTGTGCAGATCTTCGGCCAGCGCGGGTACATGGCCGCGTCGATGGACGAGATCGCCGAACTCGCCGGTGTGTCCAAGCCGTTGGTCTACCTGTACCTGAACTCCAAGGAAGACCTCTTCACCGCGTGCATCCGCCGGGAGGCGGCCGCGCTCACCGAGGCCGTGCGGACCGGGGTGCGGACCGATCTGCCCGCCGACCGGCAGCTCTGGGACGGGCTGCTGGCCTTCTTCACGCACACCTCGCAGCACCCGTACGGCTGGTCCGTGCTGCATCTCCAGGCCCGTATCCACGGTGAGGCGTTCGCCGCCGAGGTCACCGCGATGCGCGAGGAGATCGTCGCGTTCGTGACCCACCTGATCGTGGTCGCGGCCCGTGAGGCGCACCGCGACCCCGATCTGCCCGAGGGTGAGGTCGCCGGTCTCGCCGAGGCGCTCGTCGGCGCCGCCGAGTCCCTCGCCGCGTGGGCCAACGCGACCGCGGGCGTGACGGCGCGGCAGTCGGCGGCGACGCTGATGAACTTCGCGTGGGCCGGTCTCGGAAACCTGATGGAGGGGCGGCCGTGGACCCTCCAGGACCCGCCCGCCCCGGCCGCACCCGCTCAGGACCGGCAGCCCGCGCCCTCCGTGGCGGCCGGCTGA
- a CDS encoding MaoC/PaaZ C-terminal domain-containing protein, with amino-acid sequence MLGRVPSLIPLLVVGALRSPFKRPSANGEFPRTRLVLPRLRVDLGRLAAYERVCGFPTGEDALPVTYPHVLGFPLAMSLMSRRDFPLPLLGLVHTSIEITRYRELPATGEYELTVYVDGLAPHRRGTEVSVVTELRVGDDVVWESVSTYLARHRTEGTAAEPEREKHGPLPGVAEWRLAGDIGRRYAAASGDRNPIHLYPLTARLFGFPRAIAHGMWTVARCLAAHGTPQAVLVRAEFRAPVLLPGTVTYAADGERFELCGGDRVHVSGGVYALA; translated from the coding sequence GTGCTCGGGCGGGTGCCCTCCCTCATCCCCCTCCTCGTCGTGGGCGCCCTGCGTTCCCCCTTCAAGCGGCCCTCGGCCAACGGGGAGTTCCCGAGGACCCGGCTGGTGCTGCCCCGGCTGCGGGTGGACCTGGGGCGGCTGGCCGCCTACGAGCGGGTGTGCGGGTTCCCGACCGGGGAGGACGCGCTGCCGGTGACGTACCCGCATGTGCTGGGCTTTCCCCTGGCCATGAGTCTGATGAGCCGGCGGGACTTCCCGCTGCCGCTGCTCGGGCTCGTGCACACGTCGATCGAGATCACCCGGTACCGGGAGCTGCCGGCCACCGGCGAGTACGAACTCACCGTGTACGTAGACGGCTTGGCGCCGCACCGACGCGGTACGGAGGTCTCCGTGGTCACCGAGCTGCGGGTGGGCGACGACGTCGTATGGGAGTCGGTGAGCACGTATCTGGCCCGGCACCGCACGGAGGGGACCGCAGCGGAGCCGGAGCGGGAGAAGCACGGCCCCTTGCCCGGAGTCGCCGAGTGGCGGCTGGCCGGGGACATCGGACGGCGTTACGCCGCCGCGTCCGGTGACCGCAACCCGATCCACCTGTACCCGCTCACGGCCCGCCTCTTCGGCTTCCCGCGGGCGATCGCGCACGGCATGTGGACGGTGGCCCGCTGCCTCGCGGCCCACGGCACACCTCAAGCGGTGCTGGTGCGGGCCGAGTTCAGGGCGCCGGTACTGCTGCCGGGGACGGTGACGTACGCGGCGGACGGGGAGCGGTTCGAACTGTGCGGCGGGGACCGCGTGCATGTGAGCGGGGGCGTGTACGCGCTGGCCTGA
- a CDS encoding 3-oxoacyl-ACP reductase, with product MADRYLSFTGTAPGRFLTRRLGLPQPTVLRRWSPETPELEGGVLHLTAGKSLLAGADLASPGDTPAAVLLDATGVRDVEDLAEVHAALHPVVRSVAASGRVVVLGAPLSSVDHHQAAAQQALEGFTRSLGKEIGRGRTVNLVRLTDMVAAESTLRFLLSPRSAYVSGQVIEVGEAQEADVDRDSPLAGRTALVTGGARGIGAAVAETLARDGARVVVLDVPGASADAERLAERLGGSALALDITAADAGGRIAEALPDGLDVLVHNAGITRDRRLVNMPADRWSSVLEVNLASVLRTTDALLESGTLRRGGRIVATASIAGLAGNAGQTNYGASKAGVVGLVRSLAPRARDRFGVTVNAVAPGFIETRMTAAIPLFIREAGRRMNSLGQGGLPIDVAETTAWLAHPASGAVNGQVVRVCGQSLLGA from the coding sequence ATGGCCGACCGCTATCTGAGCTTCACCGGAACCGCGCCGGGTCGGTTCCTCACCCGCCGCCTGGGGCTGCCCCAGCCGACGGTGCTGCGCCGCTGGTCACCGGAGACCCCGGAGCTCGAGGGCGGGGTACTGCATCTGACGGCGGGGAAGTCGCTGCTCGCCGGAGCCGACCTCGCCTCCCCCGGGGACACACCCGCCGCGGTCCTCCTCGACGCCACCGGGGTGCGGGACGTCGAGGACCTGGCCGAGGTGCACGCGGCACTGCACCCCGTCGTGCGGTCGGTCGCCGCGAGCGGGCGGGTCGTCGTCCTGGGGGCGCCGCTCTCTTCCGTGGATCACCACCAGGCCGCCGCCCAGCAGGCGCTGGAGGGGTTCACCCGCTCGCTCGGCAAGGAGATCGGGCGGGGCAGAACGGTCAATCTCGTACGGCTGACCGACATGGTCGCGGCCGAGTCGACCCTGCGTTTCCTGCTCTCCCCCAGGTCGGCCTACGTCAGCGGTCAGGTCATCGAGGTCGGGGAGGCCCAGGAGGCCGACGTCGACCGGGACTCCCCGCTCGCCGGGCGGACGGCCCTGGTGACCGGCGGTGCGCGGGGCATCGGCGCGGCGGTCGCCGAGACGCTGGCGAGGGACGGGGCGCGGGTGGTCGTACTCGATGTGCCCGGGGCCTCGGCGGACGCCGAGCGGCTGGCCGAGCGGCTCGGAGGCAGTGCGCTCGCGCTGGACATCACGGCCGCGGACGCGGGCGGGCGGATCGCCGAGGCGCTGCCGGACGGGCTGGACGTGCTGGTCCACAACGCGGGGATCACCCGTGACCGACGGCTGGTCAACATGCCCGCGGACCGCTGGAGTTCGGTGCTCGAGGTGAACCTGGCGAGCGTGCTGCGCACGACGGACGCCCTGCTGGAGTCGGGCACGCTGCGGCGGGGCGGGCGGATCGTCGCCACCGCGTCCATCGCGGGGCTCGCGGGGAACGCCGGGCAGACCAACTACGGCGCGAGCAAGGCCGGAGTCGTCGGGCTGGTGCGCTCCCTGGCGCCCCGGGCGCGGGACCGGTTCGGGGTCACCGTCAACGCGGTCGCCCCGGGGTTCATCGAGACGAGGATGACGGCGGCGATCCCGCTGTTCATCCGCGAGGCCGGGCGGCGGATGAACTCCCTCGGCCAGGGCGGACTGCCCATCGACGTGGCCGAGACGACGGCGTGGCTGGCGCATCCCGCGTCCGGCGCGGTGAACGGCCAGGTCGTCCGGGTGTGCGGCCAGAGCCTGTTGGGGGCGTGA
- a CDS encoding acetyl-CoA C-acetyltransferase: MNPLKPPVARRVAVVAGARVPFARSDGPYATASNQEMLTAALDALVERHGLQEPGAVGEFVAGAVLKHSRDFNLARETVLGSKLDPRTPAYDIQQACGTGLQAVIAAANKIALGQTESAIAGGADTASDAPLGVNDNLRRILLEARRAKSAGARLRALARIRPGHLVPDIPRNAEPRTGLSMGEHAAVTAAAWGVTREDQDELAATSHQRLAAAYERDFFRELVVPFRGLARDQNLRPDSTPEKLAALKPVFGVKDANPTMTAGNSTPLTDGAAVVLLASEEWVKARGLEVSAYLTAYETAAVDFVDGEEGLLMAPAHAVPRMLERAGLGMDDFDLVEIHEAFASQVLATLAAWEKRGLAPVDRDRLNVAGSSLATGHPFAATGARIVATLAKLLAEREGPGRGLISVCAAGGQGVTAILERP, from the coding sequence ATGAACCCCCTGAAACCGCCGGTCGCCCGGCGTGTGGCGGTCGTCGCCGGTGCCCGCGTGCCCTTCGCCCGCTCGGACGGCCCGTACGCGACCGCCTCGAACCAGGAGATGCTCACCGCCGCCCTCGACGCCCTCGTGGAGCGGCACGGACTGCAGGAGCCGGGCGCCGTGGGGGAGTTCGTCGCCGGTGCCGTCCTCAAGCACAGCCGCGACTTCAACCTCGCCCGCGAGACCGTCCTCGGCTCGAAGCTGGACCCGCGCACCCCGGCGTACGACATCCAGCAGGCCTGCGGGACCGGCCTCCAGGCCGTCATCGCCGCCGCCAACAAGATCGCCCTGGGGCAGACGGAGTCCGCGATCGCGGGCGGCGCGGACACCGCGAGCGACGCGCCCCTCGGCGTCAACGACAACCTGCGCCGCATCCTGCTGGAGGCCCGGCGCGCGAAATCGGCCGGCGCCAGGCTGCGGGCACTCGCGCGCATCAGGCCGGGCCACCTGGTCCCCGACATCCCGCGCAACGCCGAGCCCCGCACCGGACTGTCGATGGGCGAGCACGCCGCCGTCACCGCCGCCGCCTGGGGAGTGACCCGGGAGGACCAGGACGAACTCGCGGCGACGAGTCACCAGCGGTTGGCGGCGGCCTACGAGCGGGATTTCTTCCGGGAGTTGGTGGTCCCGTTCCGGGGGCTGGCCCGCGACCAGAACCTGCGCCCCGACTCGACGCCCGAGAAGCTCGCCGCGCTCAAGCCGGTGTTCGGCGTCAAGGACGCCAACCCCACCATGACCGCCGGGAATTCGACCCCGCTGACGGACGGCGCCGCGGTCGTCCTGCTGGCCTCGGAGGAGTGGGTGAAGGCGCGCGGCCTGGAGGTGTCGGCCTACCTCACGGCGTACGAGACGGCGGCCGTGGACTTCGTCGACGGGGAGGAGGGCCTGCTCATGGCCCCCGCCCACGCGGTCCCCCGCATGCTGGAGCGGGCGGGCCTCGGCATGGACGACTTCGATCTCGTCGAGATCCACGAGGCCTTCGCCTCCCAGGTCCTGGCGACCCTCGCGGCCTGGGAGAAGCGGGGCCTGGCCCCGGTGGACCGGGACCGGCTCAACGTCGCCGGGTCCTCCCTCGCCACCGGACACCCCTTCGCCGCGACCGGCGCGCGGATCGTGGCCACGCTCGCGAAGCTGCTGGCCGAGCGGGAGGGTCCGGGCCGCGGGCTGATCTCGGTGTGCGCGGCGGGCGGACAGGGGGTGACGGCGATCCTGGAGCGGCCGTAG
- a CDS encoding AMP-dependent synthetase/ligase → MSLSYVSGHDYDGAPVLVEPEIVRLDGEVREVSVPPLVPPVTHGSLADLPFDNAEAAPEQRVMSRRTEDGRWVDLTAAEFARQVLAVAKGLISEGLMPGDRVAIMARTTYEWTLLDFAAWAAGLVTVPIYPTSSVFQTRFILQDSGAVALVTETAGQAAALGPELSRLPDLRHMWVMEKGHVERLGELGQAVPDQEIGVRRGMLGPGTVATVVYTSGTTGRPKGCVLSHGNFLAEIDNAIELLYPVFKSKSDDDLATLLFLPISHVFGRMVAIACVRARVRLGHAPSLQAEDLLADLGSFKPTFLLVIPYMLEKVFNNARAKAETGGRVTVFDRATNVAVRYGEAMESRHAGTGSGPGAALKAARTFYDPLVFRRIRNAMGGRIRHIISGGSPLGRRLAAFYAGAGMEIYEGYGLTESTGAATCTPPLKPRLGTVGWPIPGTRIRIAADGEILLHGGQVFRGYWDPYGEGVAPASADGWFPTGDIGQLDDEGYLTITGRKKEILITAGGKNVAPAPLENWLRSHPLISQCMVLGDRRPYISALISLDMDGVNHWRQMNGKHPVPAELLVGDEELRSVLQRAVDEANKMVSRPESIRRFTILPTDFTEAAGHLTPSMKLRREAVMRDFAGEIEGLYER, encoded by the coding sequence ATGTCCCTCTCGTACGTGTCCGGTCACGACTACGACGGCGCCCCCGTGCTCGTGGAACCCGAGATCGTGCGACTGGACGGTGAGGTCCGCGAGGTGTCGGTGCCGCCGTTGGTCCCGCCGGTGACCCACGGTTCGCTGGCCGACCTGCCGTTCGACAACGCGGAGGCGGCGCCGGAGCAGCGGGTGATGAGCCGCCGTACGGAGGACGGCCGTTGGGTCGACCTCACGGCGGCGGAGTTCGCGCGGCAGGTGCTGGCCGTCGCGAAGGGCTTGATCTCCGAGGGCCTGATGCCGGGCGACCGGGTCGCGATCATGGCGCGCACGACGTACGAGTGGACGCTCCTCGACTTCGCCGCCTGGGCGGCGGGTCTGGTGACGGTCCCCATCTACCCCACGTCCTCCGTCTTCCAGACCCGGTTCATCCTCCAGGACTCCGGCGCGGTCGCCCTGGTGACGGAGACGGCCGGACAGGCCGCCGCCCTCGGCCCCGAACTCAGCCGCCTCCCGGACCTGCGTCACATGTGGGTCATGGAGAAGGGCCATGTGGAACGCCTGGGAGAGCTCGGCCAGGCCGTCCCCGACCAGGAGATCGGCGTCCGGCGCGGCATGCTGGGCCCGGGCACGGTCGCCACCGTCGTCTACACCTCCGGCACCACCGGCCGCCCCAAGGGCTGTGTCCTCAGCCACGGCAACTTCCTCGCCGAGATCGACAACGCGATCGAACTCCTCTACCCGGTCTTCAAGTCGAAGTCGGACGACGACCTCGCGACCCTCCTCTTCCTGCCCATCTCGCACGTCTTCGGCCGGATGGTCGCCATCGCCTGTGTGCGCGCCCGTGTCCGCCTCGGCCACGCGCCGAGCCTCCAGGCCGAGGATCTGCTGGCCGACCTGGGCAGCTTCAAGCCGACCTTCCTCCTCGTGATCCCCTACATGCTGGAGAAGGTCTTCAACAACGCCCGGGCCAAGGCGGAGACCGGCGGCCGGGTCACCGTCTTCGACCGCGCGACCAACGTGGCCGTCCGCTACGGCGAGGCGATGGAGTCCCGCCACGCGGGCACCGGCTCCGGCCCGGGCGCGGCCCTGAAGGCGGCCCGCACCTTCTACGACCCGCTCGTCTTCCGCCGTATCCGCAACGCCATGGGCGGCCGCATCCGGCACATCATCTCCGGCGGCTCCCCGCTCGGCCGCCGCCTCGCCGCCTTCTACGCGGGCGCGGGCATGGAGATCTACGAGGGCTACGGCCTGACGGAGTCGACCGGGGCCGCGACCTGCACCCCGCCCCTCAAGCCCCGCCTGGGCACGGTCGGCTGGCCCATCCCGGGCACCCGGATCCGCATCGCGGCCGACGGGGAGATCCTGCTGCACGGCGGCCAGGTGTTCCGCGGCTACTGGGACCCCTACGGCGAGGGGGTGGCCCCCGCCTCGGCCGACGGCTGGTTCCCGACCGGCGACATCGGGCAGCTGGACGACGAGGGCTATCTGACGATCACGGGCCGCAAGAAGGAGATCCTGATCACCGCCGGCGGCAAGAACGTCGCCCCGGCCCCGCTGGAGAACTGGCTGCGCTCGCACCCCCTGATCTCCCAGTGCATGGTCCTCGGCGACCGCCGCCCCTACATCTCGGCCCTGATCAGCCTGGACATGGACGGCGTCAACCACTGGCGCCAGATGAACGGCAAGCACCCCGTCCCCGCCGAACTCCTGGTCGGCGACGAGGAGTTGCGGAGCGTCCTGCAACGCGCGGTGGACGAGGCGAACAAGATGGTCTCCCGCCCCGAGTCCATCCGCCGCTTCACCATCCTCCCGACCGACTTCACCGAGGCGGCCGGCCATCTGACCCCGTCGATGAAACTGCGCCGGGAAGCGGTCATGCGGGACTTCGCGGGGGAGATCGAAGGGCTCTACGAGCGCTGA
- a CDS encoding MFS transporter, whose amino-acid sequence MEAIPAATAQAVPSGHSHAPSKHRWWALAVIGLAQLMVVLDATIVNIALPSAQQDLGFDNNGRQWIVTAYSLAFGSLLLLGGRLADLFGRKTTFIVGIVGFAAASAVGGAANGFTMLVVARAVQGLFGALLAPAALSLLTTTFTEPKERARAFGIFGAIAGSGAAVGLVLGGLLTEYLDWRWTLYVNDVIAVLALIGAIVFIGRSVPAERPRLDIPGVVLVSGGLFGVVYGFANAETHDWDNWMTWGFLAAGGVLLVAFFLWQARAKHPVLPLRVLADRDRAAALSTILISSAGMFGVFLFLTYYLQSTLGYSPVKNGVAFLPMVGALMVMAQLSTNWLVPRIGPKIVVPVGMLVAAGGMVWLTRLGLDSSYAAHVLPPLLLLGAGLGMSMPAAMSYATLGVAANDQGVASAALNTTQQVGGSISTALLNTLAATAATNYAKDHLSDPLVKANAALHSYEVAYWWSAGFFAVGVLITALLFRAKRRETAPAEQAEAPAPAPTVTAPTMDTAAPVIRGQVRNGTGAPVPRTALTLLDGSGRQLARATSGEDGTYALATAERGSLVLIGSAPGHQPQVATLSVNGAPVSHDLVILPSPGGLTGTVRGGDGEPLPGALVVATDQRGDVTASATAGTDGGYRLADLLPGDYTLSVSAPGHRPVAVPAAVSAETARLDIELTAAATLRGTVHTPDGRALDDARVTLIDAAGNVVGTRTTSVDGGYAFTDLASEQYTVIASGYPPVATQVTVNGSQDGVDLRLSHKEA is encoded by the coding sequence GTGGAAGCCATTCCGGCAGCCACCGCCCAGGCCGTGCCGTCCGGCCACTCCCACGCCCCGTCGAAGCACCGGTGGTGGGCGCTGGCCGTGATCGGCCTCGCCCAGCTCATGGTCGTGCTCGACGCCACGATCGTGAACATCGCGCTGCCGTCCGCGCAGCAGGACCTGGGCTTCGACAACAACGGCCGGCAGTGGATCGTCACCGCCTACTCCCTGGCCTTCGGCAGCCTGCTGCTGCTCGGCGGCCGCCTCGCCGACCTCTTCGGCCGCAAGACGACCTTCATCGTCGGCATCGTCGGCTTCGCCGCCGCCTCCGCGGTGGGCGGCGCGGCCAACGGCTTCACCATGCTGGTCGTCGCGCGTGCGGTGCAGGGCCTGTTCGGCGCCCTGCTCGCCCCGGCGGCCCTGTCCCTGCTGACGACGACGTTCACCGAACCCAAGGAACGCGCCCGGGCGTTCGGCATCTTCGGTGCCATCGCCGGTTCCGGCGCGGCCGTCGGTCTGGTCCTCGGCGGTCTGCTCACCGAGTACCTGGACTGGCGCTGGACCCTGTACGTCAACGACGTCATCGCGGTACTCGCGCTGATCGGCGCGATCGTCTTCATCGGCCGCTCCGTCCCGGCCGAACGGCCCCGCCTCGACATCCCGGGCGTGGTCCTGGTCTCCGGCGGTCTCTTCGGCGTCGTCTACGGCTTCGCCAACGCGGAGACGCACGACTGGGACAACTGGATGACCTGGGGCTTCCTCGCCGCGGGCGGGGTCCTGCTGGTCGCGTTCTTCCTCTGGCAGGCCCGCGCGAAGCACCCCGTGCTGCCGCTGCGGGTCCTCGCCGACCGCGACCGTGCCGCCGCCCTGTCGACCATCCTCATCTCGTCCGCCGGAATGTTCGGCGTCTTCCTCTTCCTGACCTACTACCTCCAGTCGACCCTGGGCTATTCACCGGTCAAGAACGGCGTGGCCTTCCTGCCGATGGTGGGCGCGCTGATGGTGATGGCGCAGCTGTCCACCAACTGGCTGGTGCCGAGGATCGGCCCCAAGATCGTCGTACCCGTCGGCATGCTGGTGGCCGCGGGCGGCATGGTCTGGCTGACCCGGCTCGGCCTCGACAGCAGCTACGCCGCCCATGTGCTGCCGCCGCTTCTGCTGCTCGGCGCGGGGCTCGGCATGTCGATGCCCGCGGCGATGAGCTACGCCACCCTCGGGGTGGCGGCGAACGACCAGGGCGTGGCCTCCGCTGCCCTCAACACCACCCAGCAGGTGGGTGGTTCGATCAGCACCGCGCTGCTGAACACCCTGGCCGCCACCGCCGCCACGAACTACGCGAAGGACCACCTGTCCGACCCGCTGGTCAAGGCGAACGCGGCCCTGCACAGCTACGAGGTCGCCTACTGGTGGTCGGCGGGCTTCTTCGCCGTCGGCGTGCTCATCACGGCGCTGCTGTTCCGCGCGAAGCGCAGGGAGACCGCGCCCGCGGAACAGGCCGAGGCACCGGCCCCCGCCCCCACGGTCACCGCTCCCACCATGGACACGGCGGCGCCCGTCATCCGCGGGCAGGTGCGCAACGGTACGGGCGCCCCCGTACCCCGCACCGCCCTCACCCTGCTCGACGGCTCCGGCCGCCAACTGGCCCGCGCCACCTCCGGAGAGGACGGCACGTACGCCCTGGCCACCGCCGAGCGCGGCAGCCTCGTCCTCATCGGCTCGGCGCCGGGCCACCAGCCGCAGGTCGCCACCCTGAGCGTGAACGGCGCGCCCGTCTCCCACGACCTCGTGATCCTGCCCAGCCCCGGCGGCCTCACCGGCACGGTGCGCGGCGGGGACGGCGAGCCCCTGCCCGGCGCGCTGGTGGTGGCCACCGACCAGCGCGGTGACGTGACGGCCTCCGCCACCGCCGGGACGGACGGCGGTTACCGGCTCGCTGACCTGCTGCCCGGCGACTACACGCTGAGCGTCAGCGCACCCGGCCACCGCCCGGTGGCCGTCCCCGCCGCCGTCTCCGCCGAGACCGCCCGCCTCGACATCGAGCTGACGGCCGCGGCGACCCTGCGGGGCACGGTCCACACCCCGGACGGACGCGCTTTGGACGATGCCCGGGTCACCCTGATCGACGCCGCGGGCAACGTCGTCGGGACGCGCACCACGAGCGTCGACGGCGGCTACGCCTTCACCGACCTGGCGAGCGAGCAGTACACGGTGATCGCCAGCGGATACCCGCCGGTGGCCACCCAGGTCACCGTGAACGGCAGCCAGGACGGGGTCGACCTCAGGCTGAGCCACAAGGAGGCGTAG
- a CDS encoding peptide-N4-asparagine amidase: MRRPHPPLRRAATVLAAALASLTLAAGTAAAGGPTVPVEFGTDYHDPVTAAPPISTPHTKACSVTVAEAQFKDFTPYTGTYTPPTGCGRPGRWSKVVLRMDGNVKGRQYDRLGYLDIGGVQVFRTSTPEPSQDGIDWSVQKDVTEYAKTLSSAQSVDMLIGNVVNDTYTGVLDVKVTLTFYAPGPGRASSAPDQVIPLSDQDSVTTGASLTVPRNSERILAEVYATGSGGGCEEFWYSATTPNASYSCQGGDDGPYREVQVSVDGKVAGIASPYPNVWTGGWSPYLWSVIPSPTAFDVRPLTFDLTPFAGLLNDGKAHTVDVQVVGVPAGQTGWSAPTNVLVWQDAHKSVVTGAVTSYRKDAPAVGNTFTDGSLRHLVTSGKDHLKVTGYLNTSHGRVTTTVERTLTTAIDHQWTPDENTDDQTGTWTDHQLVTSNGHLSRTDRTYTLDGRATIDSANRLRVVMSISDHARSGATRIDDTYQGDATFTLGVAREDRHAVATTSERYRLRAPGSCYDHTLATEQGVLTKDVRDC, from the coding sequence ATGAGAAGACCTCACCCTCCCCTGCGCCGGGCCGCCACCGTCCTCGCCGCCGCGCTCGCCTCACTGACCCTCGCGGCGGGCACGGCGGCCGCCGGCGGCCCCACGGTCCCCGTCGAGTTCGGCACCGACTACCACGACCCCGTCACCGCCGCCCCGCCGATCAGCACCCCGCACACCAAGGCGTGTTCGGTCACGGTCGCGGAGGCGCAGTTCAAGGACTTCACGCCGTACACGGGGACGTACACGCCTCCGACCGGCTGCGGCAGGCCCGGCCGGTGGTCGAAGGTCGTGCTGCGGATGGACGGGAACGTGAAGGGGCGCCAGTACGACCGGCTGGGATACCTCGACATCGGCGGGGTGCAGGTGTTCCGGACGTCCACCCCTGAGCCCTCGCAGGACGGCATCGACTGGTCGGTCCAGAAGGACGTGACCGAGTACGCGAAGACGCTGAGCAGCGCGCAGTCCGTCGACATGCTCATCGGCAACGTTGTCAACGACACTTACACGGGCGTGCTGGACGTCAAGGTGACGCTCACCTTCTACGCCCCCGGGCCCGGCCGCGCCTCGTCCGCCCCGGACCAGGTCATCCCGCTCAGCGACCAGGACAGCGTCACCACCGGCGCCTCCCTCACCGTCCCCCGCAACTCCGAGCGCATCCTCGCCGAGGTGTACGCGACCGGGTCGGGCGGCGGCTGCGAGGAGTTCTGGTACTCGGCCACGACCCCGAACGCGTCGTACTCCTGCCAGGGCGGCGACGACGGGCCGTACCGCGAGGTGCAGGTGAGCGTCGACGGGAAGGTCGCCGGGATCGCGTCGCCTTACCCGAACGTGTGGACCGGCGGCTGGTCGCCCTACCTGTGGTCGGTGATTCCGTCCCCGACCGCCTTCGACGTACGGCCGCTGACGTTCGACCTGACCCCGTTCGCGGGCCTCCTCAATGACGGCAAGGCGCACACTGTGGACGTCCAGGTGGTCGGAGTGCCGGCCGGGCAGACCGGGTGGAGCGCGCCGACCAACGTCCTGGTGTGGCAGGACGCCCACAAGTCGGTGGTGACGGGGGCCGTGACGTCGTACAGGAAGGACGCTCCCGCGGTGGGCAACACCTTCACCGACGGCTCGCTGCGGCACCTCGTGACCTCCGGCAAGGACCACCTGAAGGTCACCGGGTACCTGAACACCTCCCACGGCCGGGTCACCACGACCGTCGAGCGGACCCTGACCACGGCGATCGACCACCAGTGGACACCCGACGAGAACACGGACGACCAGACCGGCACGTGGACCGATCACCAACTCGTCACGTCCAACGGCCACTTGTCCCGCACCGACCGCACCTACACCCTCGACGGCCGCGCCACCATCGACAGCGCCAACCGGCTGCGGGTCGTCATGTCCATCAGCGACCACGCCCGGTCGGGCGCCACCCGCATCGACGACACCTACCAGGGCGACGCCACGTTCACCCTGGGCGTCGCCCGCGAGGACCGGCACGCGGTCGCCACCACGAGCGAGCGGTACCGCCTCCGCGCCCCCGGCAGCTGCTACGACCACACGCTCGCGACGGAACAGGGGGTGCTGACGAAGGACGTACGCGACTGCTGA